In Rana temporaria chromosome 3, aRanTem1.1, whole genome shotgun sequence, a single window of DNA contains:
- the LOC120930730 gene encoding olfactory receptor 1468-like, whose product MIIMLVYYSKTLHSPMYFFLSQLSISDIMLTTDISPNMLHIVLHERTSISFSGCICQYWIYSSVEAFECFLLTVMSYDRYLAICSPLHYVSIMKQSLCIQLVLASWIFSCSMALIATLSICQLDFCGSNVIDYFYCDLNPLMELSCSDTSIVQIEATLFCFPVLILPILLIVVSYIYIVVTLLKISSFSGRLKSFSTCSSHLTVVFLFYGTLLAAYLIPKEGQSRVTSKIMSLLYTVFTPFVNPFIYSLRNKDIIEIVNKVVYNQKL is encoded by the coding sequence ATGATCATCATGTTGGTATATTACAGCAAGACCCTTCATTCCCCCATGTACTTCTTCCTCTCCCAACTCTCTATATCTGACATCATGCTGACCACAGATATTTCTCCTAACATGTTACATATTGTTCTACATGAGCGGACCTCCATATCCTTTTCTGGTTGCATATGTCAGTATTGGATTTATTCTTCAGTAGAAGCATTTGAATGTTTCCTTCTGACAGTGATGTCCTATGACCGCTATCTAgccatctgctctcctctccattATGTCTCCATTATGAAACAATCACTTTGCATTCAATTAGTTCTTGCATCCTGGATTTTCAGCTGTTCTATGGCATTAATAGCAACACTCAGCATATGTCAGCTAGATTTCTGTGGATCAAATGTTATTGACTATTTCTATTGTGATTTAAATCCTCTTATGGAACTTTCTTGTTCAGATACATCCATAGTTCAAATAGAAGCCACCTTGTTCTGCTTCCCTGTGCTAATATTACCCATTCTTCTGATAGTAGtttcatatatttatattgttGTAACTCTGTTAAAGATTTCCTCCTTTTCAGGAAGACTGAAATCCTTTTCCACTTGTAGCTCCCATCTCACTGTTGTGTTTCTATTTTACGGAACCCTACTTGCTGCATATCTGATTCCAAAGGAAGGACAGTCACGAGTCACCAGTAAGATAATGTCGTTGTTGTACACGGTTTTTACTCCCTTTGTAAATCCTTTCATATACAGCTTGAGGAATAAAGATATTATAGAAATTGTAAACAAGGTTGTATATAACCAAAAGCTATAA